A region from the Triticum urartu cultivar G1812 chromosome 1, Tu2.1, whole genome shotgun sequence genome encodes:
- the LOC125543726 gene encoding neural Wiskott-Aldrich syndrome protein-like isoform X1 — MVGPSPPPAARPSTAKPPPPFSASTAGPLPPSAARPSSPSSAAAPRPGLHPPPPPAHPLPPPAVRLQPVLFSAAASVSSPPPPLAVAGACRLCLPTTCVRYTLPTTCKGISFYNESLTNLSVEDRHILSLNMAYVQR, encoded by the exons ATGGTCGGGCcttcgccgccgcccgccgcccgcccaTCCACGGCCAAGCCTCCGCCGCCGTTTTCCGCCTCCACTGCCGGGCCTCTGCCGCCTTCCGCCGCCCGCCCATCCTcgccctcctccgccgccgctcCACGGCCGGGCCTCcatcctccgccgccgcccgcccatCCTCTGCCGCCGCCCGCCGTCCGCCTCCAGCCGGTCCTCTTCTCCGCCGCCGCGAGCGTgagcagcccccctccacccctGGCCGTTGCCGGTGCGTGTCGGCTCTGCCTCCCCACAACGTGCGTCCGCTACACGCTTCCCACGACATGCAAGGGGATCTCTTTCTACAACGAATCCCTCACCAATTTGAGCGTCGAGGACAGGCATATCCTTTCCC TGAATATGGCCTACGTACAGAGGTGA
- the LOC125543703 gene encoding protein RAE1-like, whose protein sequence is MATLTSLASNPNPNKSFEVLPNPGDSLSSLSFSPKSNLLVATSWDNQVRCWEIGNGNSQPKASISHDQPVLCSAWKDDGTTVFSGGCDKQVKMWPLLSGGQAQTVAMHDAPVKEVSWISQMNLLVSGSWDKTLRYWDTRQPNPAHVQQLPDRCYALAVNYPLMIVGTADRNIVIFNLQNPQTEFKRIQSPLKYQTRCVAAFPDQQGFLVGSIEGRVGVHHIDDSQQSKNFTFKCHREGNDIFSVNSLNFHPVHHTFATAGSDGAFNFWDKDSKQRLKAFSRCPQPIPCSSFNNDGSIFAYGVCYDWSRGAENHNPANAKTSIYLHSPQEAEVKGKPRIATGRK, encoded by the exons ATGGCAACTCTAACCAGCCTTGCCTCAAACCCGAATCCAAACAAGTCATTCGAG GTCCTGCCTAATCCGGGTGACTCCCTCTCAAGCCTCAGTTTTAGCCCGAAAAGCAATCTTCTGGTGGCAACTTCCTGGGATAACCAG GTGAGGTGTTGGGAGATAGGTAATGGTAACAGTCAGCCAAAGGCATCCATATCACATGATCAGCCA GTGCTCTGCTCAGCCTGGAAAGATGATGGGACTACTGTCTTCTCTGGAGGGTGTGATAAACAGGTCAAAATGTGGCCTCTGCTGTCTGGTGGGCAGGCTCAGACGGTTGCAATGCATGATGCACCTGTCAAGGAGGTCTCTTGGATTTCTCAGATGAATCTTCTTGTCTCAGGAAGCTGGGACAAGACGCTAAG GTATTGGGACACAAGACAACCAAATCCTGCCCATGTTCAGCAACTTCCTGATCGTTGCTACGCACTTGCTGTGAATTATCCCCTTATGATTGTGGGAACAGCTGATCGCAATATTGTGATCTTCAACTTGCAGAATCCTCAG ACTGAGTTTAAGCGTATTCAATCACCTCTGAAATACCAGACACGGTGCGTTGCTGCCTTTCCAGATCAACAAGGATTCCTG GTGGGTTCCATAGAAGGAAGAGTTGGTGTGCATCATATTGATGATTCACAGCAAAGCAAAAACTTCACATTCAAATGTCACAGGGAAGGAAATGATATTTTCTCTGTCAATTCGCTCAACTTTCACCCT GTTCATCACACGTTTGCCACAGCTGGATCTGATGGTGCTTTCAACTTTTGGGATAAGGATAGCAAGCAGAGACTTAAG GCTTTCAGTCGGTGTCCTCAACCCATTCCTTGCAGTAGCTTCAATAATGATGGCTCAATATTTGCTTATGGG GTCTGCTATGACTGGAGCCGTGGTGCTGAGAACCATAATCCTGCAAATGCAAAGACATCCATCTATCTCCACAGTCCCCAG GAAGCCGAGGTGAAAGGAAAGCCAAGAATCGCAACAGGACGGAAGTGA
- the LOC125543726 gene encoding neural Wiskott-Aldrich syndrome protein-like isoform X2: protein MVGPSPPPAARPSTAKPPPPFSASTAGPLPPSAARPSSPSSAAAPRPGLHPPPPPAHPLPPPAVRLQPVLFSAAASVSSPPPPLAVAGACRLCLPTTCVRYTLPTTCKGISFYNESLTNLSVEDRHILSRSL from the exons ATGGTCGGGCcttcgccgccgcccgccgcccgcccaTCCACGGCCAAGCCTCCGCCGCCGTTTTCCGCCTCCACTGCCGGGCCTCTGCCGCCTTCCGCCGCCCGCCCATCCTcgccctcctccgccgccgctcCACGGCCGGGCCTCcatcctccgccgccgcccgcccatCCTCTGCCGCCGCCCGCCGTCCGCCTCCAGCCGGTCCTCTTCTCCGCCGCCGCGAGCGTgagcagcccccctccacccctGGCCGTTGCCGGTGCGTGTCGGCTCTGCCTCCCCACAACGTGCGTCCGCTACACGCTTCCCACGACATGCAAGGGGATCTCTTTCTACAACGAATCCCTCACCAATTTGAGCGTCGAGGACAGGCATATCCTTTCCC GAAGTTTGTGA
- the LOC125543720 gene encoding putative F-box/LRR-repeat protein 23, which produces MEEDAGEGEGEVEIRDWAGMPSDALFAVFGKLDVADILTGAGRACRAWRRLADGDPALWRRLDMTHHGDILETEEAEAMARAAVDRAAGTLQSFCADTFVTDALLSYISGRAPSLKSLQLSLCDEVSNEALAEAVKGFPQLEELEITFCSLNSNVCELVGRACPQLKSFRLNERWTILQRGFAAFEGMDDDTGALGIASSMPELRDLQLIGNNLTNTGLAAILDHCPRLESLDVRRCCNLQMDDALRSKCARIGNLRLPRDPISDFKYRAYLTISDDYPGGSDIEIDMYDDLLDVVTDDEDADFDDMDDYIDGMGSDADMYDDVFDDV; this is translated from the exons ATGGAGGAGGACgcgggcgagggcgagggcgaggtcgAGATCCGCGACTGGGCGGGGATGCCGTCGGACGCGCTCTTCGCGGTGTTCGGGAAGCTGGACGTGGCCGACATCCTGACGGGGGCCGGGCGGGCGTGCCGCGCCTGGCGCCGCCTCGCCGACGGCGACCCCGCGCTGTGGCGCCGCCTCGACATGACCCACCACGGGGACATCCTCGAGACCGAGGAGGCCGAGGCCATGGCCCGCGCCGCCGTCGACCGCGCCGCCGGCACCCTCCAGTCCTTCTGCGCCGACACCTTCGTCACCGACGCCCTCCTCAGCTACATCTCCGGCAG GGCACCCTCGCTGAAGAGCCTTCAACTCAGCTTGTGTGATGAAGTATCCAACGAGGCGCTGGCAGAGGCAGTCAAGGGCTTTCCTCAGCTTGAGGAGCTGGAGATCACATTCTGCTCACTGAACAGCAACGTGTGCGAGTTAGTCGGCAGAGCCTGCCCACAACTGAAATCATTTCGGCTGAACGAGCGCTGGACGATCCTCCAAAGGGGGTTCGCGGCCTTTGAGGGCATGGATGATGACACGGGAGCGCTCGGGATCGCAAGCAGCATGCCTGAGCTCCGAGACCTCCAGCTGATTGGCAACAACCTGACCAACACCGGACTGGCCGCGATCCTCGACCACTGCCCCCGCCTCGAGTCCCTCGACGTGCGCCGCTGCTGCAACCTCCAGATGGACGACGCCCTGAGGTCCAAGTGCGCCAGGATCGGGAACCTCAGGCTTCCTCGGGACCCCATCTCCGACTTCAAGTACCGGGCTTACCTCACTATCAGTGATGACTACCCCGGCGGTTCCGACATCGAGATCGACATGTACGATGATCTGCTGGACGTGGTCACCGACGACGAGGATGCTGATTTCGATGACATGGATGATTATATCGACGGCATGGGCTCCGATGCTGACATGTATGATGACGTGTTCGATGATGTCTGA